One window from the genome of Alkalihalobacillus sp. LMS6 encodes:
- the htpX gene encoding zinc metalloprotease HtpX, whose translation MFYSQIARNKRNTVFLVVLFIVIVLGIGSAITYVRAGDFISGAVFAAIIATVYSIFMISTSTNVVMRMNHAREITSSKDQAFLWHTVEGLSIAARIPMPRVFIIDDPSPNAFATGISPKSGAVAVTTGLMNRLNREEVEGVLAHEVAHVRNYDIRLSTIAVALVSAIAILSDLGMRFFIFSGGRNNNNKNPLIMIIALVLILLAPIIALVMQLAISRNREYLADASAVELTRNPEALAKALEAITDTDTPVEEASTSTASLYFADPLKKKAANLFSTHPPAEERISRLRQM comes from the coding sequence TTGTTTTACTCTCAAATTGCTCGAAACAAACGGAATACAGTATTTTTAGTCGTTTTATTCATTGTTATCGTACTTGGAATTGGCTCGGCAATTACGTACGTTCGTGCAGGTGATTTTATAAGTGGTGCTGTATTTGCTGCCATCATTGCAACGGTATATTCCATATTTATGATTTCTACAAGCACGAATGTTGTAATGCGAATGAACCACGCTCGTGAAATCACGTCTTCAAAAGATCAAGCTTTTCTGTGGCACACAGTGGAAGGCCTTTCCATAGCAGCTCGTATTCCAATGCCACGTGTGTTCATCATTGATGACCCAAGTCCTAATGCTTTTGCAACTGGGATCTCTCCAAAGTCCGGAGCTGTCGCAGTAACCACGGGATTAATGAACAGGCTTAATCGAGAGGAAGTTGAAGGCGTTTTAGCACATGAAGTTGCCCATGTACGTAACTATGATATTCGACTTTCCACTATCGCAGTAGCACTCGTTTCTGCCATAGCAATATTAAGTGACTTAGGAATGCGCTTTTTCATTTTTTCTGGAGGCCGAAACAACAATAATAAAAATCCGCTTATTATGATTATTGCGCTTGTCCTTATTTTATTGGCACCAATTATTGCGCTCGTCATGCAGCTTGCTATTTCCCGTAATCGCGAATATTTAGCCGACGCTAGTGCAGTGGAGCTTACTCGAAATCCTGAAGCACTTGCAAAAGCTTTAGAAGCGATTACCGACACCGATACACCAGTGGAAGAAGCTTCAACTTCAACAGCATCCCTATACTTTGCTGACCCACTAAAAAAGAAAGCAGCAAACTTATTTTCCACTCACCCGCCAGCTGAAGAGCGTATTAGTCGGCTGAGACAAATGTAA